In Pseudomonadota bacterium, a genomic segment contains:
- a CDS encoding phosphatidylserine decarboxylase, translating to MRINSLFPSSFITGGGLAAGASTSPGRLESLADLIGVNRRFHGPRFDEIDRRDDVIASPVEARLVAQGPVAADGSIPSKNGRRILLSDAMGGDAALFSSGRYMNLYLSPTDRHYWRAPYAGRFVSTRVNDGKALLPIFIGLESFFKKADLFPSAVKSNASVSSVLMTDAFPIGMIAVGSLCVNAIHVLYDEGVRYEKGDLVGCFSIGSSMLLLYPDSAIHSLLDEGWKVSLGQAIAVVDRRHA from the coding sequence ATGAGGATCAACTCCCTTTTTCCATCTTCGTTCATCACGGGCGGCGGCCTTGCAGCGGGCGCATCGACCTCCCCAGGCCGGCTCGAGTCACTTGCCGATCTGATCGGCGTCAACCGCCGCTTTCACGGCCCGCGCTTCGACGAGATCGACCGGCGCGACGATGTGATCGCGAGCCCGGTTGAGGCGCGCCTGGTGGCCCAGGGGCCTGTGGCCGCAGACGGATCGATCCCCTCGAAGAATGGAAGGAGGATACTGTTGTCGGACGCGATGGGCGGGGACGCAGCCCTCTTCTCAAGCGGGCGGTATATGAACCTCTACCTCAGCCCGACCGACCGCCACTACTGGAGGGCCCCGTACGCCGGGCGCTTCGTCTCGACCCGCGTCAACGACGGCAAGGCCCTGCTCCCGATCTTCATCGGCCTGGAGTCGTTCTTCAAAAAGGCCGACCTCTTTCCCAGCGCCGTGAAGTCCAACGCGAGCGTATCTTCCGTCCTTATGACCGACGCGTTTCCCATCGGCATGATCGCCGTGGGGTCGCTGTGCGTAAACGCCATACATGTGCTCTACGACGAAGGGGTGCGTTACGAAAAGGGGGACCTCGTCGGCTGCTTCAGCATCGGTTCGAGCATGCTGCTTCTTTATCCCGACAGCGCCATCCATTCGTTGCTGGATGAGGGCTGGAAGGTGAGCCTGGGCCAGGCGATCGCCGTAGTTGACAGGCGGCATGCGTAA
- a CDS encoding Mrp/NBP35 family ATP-binding protein, with protein MESIDRRNDESEEEFKERRKLESRMCRIRHKVIVLSGKGGVGKSTVAVNLAMALMQSGKRVGLLDVDIHGPSIPTMLGIEGEQIHGSDEGMVPVEIGEMKVMSLGFLLQGHDDAVIWRGPRKTGVIRQFLKDVAWGDLDFLIIDAPPGTGDEPLSVCQLIDRLDGAVIVTTPQKVAAVDVRKSITFCRQLSVPVLGVVENMSGFACPKCGEVTHILRSGGGKNMSEDMGVPFLGSIPIDPVIAEASDSGRSFVQCHSDSAASAVMREAAKFIESAVSNGLRQRRKENIS; from the coding sequence ATGGAGTCCATCGATCGAAGAAACGATGAAAGCGAAGAGGAGTTCAAAGAGCGCCGCAAGCTTGAGTCGCGCATGTGCCGCATCCGCCACAAGGTGATCGTGCTCTCGGGCAAGGGTGGGGTAGGCAAGAGCACCGTCGCCGTCAACCTCGCCATGGCGCTCATGCAGTCGGGGAAGCGCGTGGGGCTCCTCGACGTCGACATCCACGGCCCTAGCATCCCCACGATGCTCGGCATCGAGGGTGAACAGATTCACGGGTCGGACGAGGGTATGGTCCCCGTGGAGATTGGCGAAATGAAGGTCATGTCCCTGGGGTTTCTCCTGCAGGGCCATGACGACGCTGTCATCTGGCGCGGTCCTCGCAAGACAGGGGTCATCAGGCAGTTTCTCAAGGACGTGGCCTGGGGGGACCTGGATTTCCTGATCATCGACGCCCCTCCGGGGACCGGCGACGAGCCGCTCTCGGTCTGTCAGCTCATCGACCGGTTGGACGGGGCGGTGATCGTAACCACGCCCCAGAAGGTGGCTGCGGTCGACGTTCGCAAGTCCATAACCTTCTGCCGGCAGCTCTCTGTGCCGGTGCTGGGTGTGGTGGAGAACATGAGCGGCTTCGCCTGCCCGAAGTGCGGCGAGGTCACCCACATCCTGCGTTCGGGCGGGGGGAAAAATATGTCGGAGGACATGGGAGTCCCGTTCCTGGGCTCTATCCCGATCGACCCGGTCATAGCGGAGGCCAGCGACAGCGGCCGTTCGTTCGTGCAATGCCATTCCGATTCTGCCGCTTCAGCTGTGATGCGCGAGGCGGCGAAGTTTATAGAGTCCGCGGTGTCAAACGGCCTCAGGCAGAGGCGAAAGGAGAACATCTCATGA
- a CDS encoding NifB/NifX family molybdenum-iron cluster-binding protein, with protein sequence MKIAVPIAEGKLSMHFGHCESFALLDVDAAAKRIVGRQDLNSPPHQPGLLPPWLAEKGANVIIAGGMGQRAQALFAQQGIEVVVGATCDTPERLVGEYLTGTLKSGQNLCDH encoded by the coding sequence ATGAAGATCGCTGTTCCGATTGCGGAGGGAAAACTGTCCATGCACTTCGGCCACTGCGAGAGCTTCGCGCTCCTCGACGTGGACGCCGCTGCGAAGAGGATCGTCGGACGACAGGACCTGAACTCGCCCCCGCACCAGCCCGGGCTCCTTCCGCCGTGGCTCGCCGAGAAGGGAGCCAACGTCATCATAGCGGGCGGTATGGGCCAGCGGGCGCAGGCGCTGTTCGCGCAGCAGGGCATCGAGGTTGTCGTGGGTGCAACCTGCGACACGCCGGAGAGGCTCGTGGGCGAGTATCTGACAGGGACGCTCAAGTCCGGCCAGAACCTGTGCGACCACTGA
- a CDS encoding ATP-binding protein — protein sequence MKELVIISGKGGTGKTSVTASFAVLADRPVVADCDVDAADLHLVLSPRVKERHEFMSGHEAVIREADCTGCGACLANCRFDAVKISGEGSGTKKYAIDPVSCEGCGVCVRFCPENAIDFPERLCGEWMVSETRAGPMVHARLGVAAENSGKLVSTVRSQARRVAGEEGRSLIIVDGPPGIGCPVIASMTGATQVLVVTEPTVSGEHDLERVLALAAHFEIPAFVCVNKWDINPKMTERIEGRARQAGAQVAGRIRYDRSVTLAQIQKKAVVEVEAPCADDIRHIWRHLALQEEA from the coding sequence ATGAAGGAGCTGGTGATCATAAGCGGCAAGGGGGGCACCGGAAAGACCAGCGTGACCGCGTCTTTTGCCGTCCTGGCCGACCGCCCGGTCGTCGCCGACTGCGACGTGGACGCCGCGGACCTGCACCTCGTCCTCTCGCCGCGGGTCAAAGAGCGCCACGAGTTCATGAGCGGACATGAGGCGGTGATACGCGAGGCCGACTGCACAGGCTGCGGCGCGTGCCTCGCGAATTGCCGGTTCGATGCCGTGAAAATAAGCGGAGAGGGCTCCGGCACGAAGAAGTATGCGATAGATCCTGTTTCGTGCGAGGGCTGCGGGGTCTGCGTCAGGTTCTGTCCCGAAAATGCCATTGATTTTCCGGAGCGACTCTGCGGCGAGTGGATGGTATCGGAGACCCGCGCAGGCCCCATGGTACATGCGAGGCTCGGCGTCGCGGCCGAGAACTCGGGCAAGCTGGTCTCCACGGTCCGAAGCCAGGCCCGCCGCGTGGCCGGGGAGGAGGGCCGTTCGCTCATCATCGTGGACGGCCCGCCCGGCATCGGTTGCCCGGTGATCGCGTCGATGACAGGCGCCACGCAGGTCCTCGTGGTCACCGAGCCCACCGTGTCCGGAGAGCACGATCTGGAGCGTGTGCTTGCGCTGGCTGCGCACTTCGAAATACCCGCCTTCGTGTGCGTCAACAAGTGGGACATCAACCCGAAGATGACAGAGAGGATAGAGGGGAGGGCGAGGCAGGCGGGCGCGCAGGTCGCCGGCCGCATCCGGTACGACCGCTCGGTGACCCTGGCCCAGATTCAGAAAAAGGCGGTCGTGGAGGTAGAGGCGCCGTGCGCCGACGATATCAGGCATATCTGGAGACATCTGGCGTTACAAGAGGAGGCTTGA